From Lepus europaeus isolate LE1 chromosome 3, mLepTim1.pri, whole genome shotgun sequence, a single genomic window includes:
- the HDDC2 gene encoding 5'-deoxynucleotidase HDDC2 produces MASVSSAAFSGRGARPLLQFLRLVGRLKRVPRTGWVYRNVEKPESVSDHMYRMAVMAMVTQDDHLNKDRCIRLALVHDMAECIVGDIAPADNIPKEEKHRREEEAMKQITQLLPEDFRKELFELWEEYETQASAEAKFVKQLDQCEMILQASEYEDLENKPGRLQDFYDSTAGKFTHPEIVQLVSELEAERNANIAAADSELPP; encoded by the exons ATGGCTTCGGTCTCCTCCGCGGCCTTCTCGGGCCGCGGGGCCCGGCCCCTGCTGCAGTTCTTGCGGCTGGTGGGGCGGCTCAAG AGAGTCCCACGGACTGGCTGGGTATACAGAAATGTGGAGAAGCCAGAGAGCGTATCAGATCACATGTACCGGATGGCAGTTATGGCCATGGTGACTCAAGATGACCATCTTAATAAAGACCG ATGTATCCGCCTAGCCCTGGTTCACGATATGGCAGAGTGCATCGTTGGGGACATAGCACCAGCAGATAACATccctaaagaagaaaaacataggCGAGAAGAG GAAGCCATGAAGCAGATAACCCAGCTCCTGCCAGAGGACTTCAGAAAGGAGCTCTTCGAACTTTGGGAA GAGTATGAGACCCAAGCCAGCGCAGAAGCTAAATTTGTGAAGCAGCTGGACCAGTGTGAGATGATTCTTCAGGCATCTGAATATGAAGATCTGGAGAACAAACCCGGGAGACTGCAAGACTTCTACGATTCCACAGCAG GAAAATTCACTCACCCTGAGATTGTCCAACTTGTTTCTGAACTTGAGGCCGAAAGAAACGCGAACATAGCTGCAGCTGACAGTGAGCTGCCCCCCTAA